In one window of Opitutus sp. GAS368 DNA:
- a CDS encoding molybdenum cofactor biosysynthesis protein, translating into MNIEAIFISPGHNYVGHHGQPSGTHAIESVESVECVAGRGLRGDRFFDHKPDYPGQITFFAAEVHEHLQRSLKLPVAPASAYRRNVLTRGVDLMTLIGREFTVQGVRFRGMGECKPCYWMDQALAPGAEQWLQGRGGLRALILSDGCLRLTAPS; encoded by the coding sequence ATGAACATCGAGGCTATTTTCATTTCCCCCGGGCACAATTATGTCGGCCACCATGGGCAGCCGTCTGGCACGCACGCCATCGAGTCCGTGGAATCGGTGGAATGCGTCGCCGGGCGCGGTTTGCGCGGCGATCGCTTTTTTGACCACAAGCCTGACTACCCCGGCCAGATTACGTTTTTCGCCGCAGAGGTTCACGAGCACCTGCAGCGCTCGCTGAAGCTCCCGGTCGCCCCCGCTTCCGCCTACCGGCGCAACGTGCTGACACGGGGCGTCGACCTGATGACACTCATCGGCAGGGAATTTACCGTCCAAGGCGTGCGCTTTCGCGGCATGGGTGAATGCAAGCCGTGCTACTGGATGGACCAGGCCCTCGCGCCCGGAGCCGAGCAGTGGCTGCAGGGCCGCGGCGGCCTGCGCGCGCTGATCCTCAGTGACGGCTGCTTGCGCCTGACTGCGCCATCATGA
- the fdhD gene encoding formate dehydrogenase accessory sulfurtransferase FdhD encodes MNSARLPVTRWPAGETGTADSTDNLAIEEPMEIRVSGRSVAVTMRTPGHDRELAAGFLLTEGLIRQASDVLDILMCRDLPEGQTGNVVDALLAPDVAVDFARLTRHVFSSSSCGLCGKATIDAVAHNFLPAASGPQFTPAFLATLPGRLRAAQPGFAATGGLHASALFNSAGELLCLREDVGRHNALDKVLGWALLESRLPLRDTVLLVSGRVSFELVQKTLAAGLPLIAGIGAPSTLAVECARRGNLTLVGFLRAERFNVYCGAERVRGA; translated from the coding sequence ATGAACTCGGCCCGCCTGCCCGTCACTCGCTGGCCAGCGGGCGAAACCGGCACCGCAGATTCCACGGACAACCTCGCCATCGAAGAACCGATGGAAATCCGCGTCAGCGGACGCAGCGTAGCCGTCACCATGCGGACACCCGGCCACGACCGCGAACTGGCCGCCGGATTTCTGCTGACCGAGGGGCTGATCCGGCAGGCGTCCGACGTGTTGGATATTCTGATGTGCCGCGATCTCCCGGAAGGTCAGACTGGCAACGTCGTCGACGCCCTGCTCGCGCCGGATGTGGCCGTCGACTTTGCCCGGTTGACACGGCACGTCTTCAGCTCGTCGAGCTGCGGCCTGTGCGGCAAGGCGACGATCGATGCGGTCGCCCACAATTTCCTGCCGGCAGCTTCCGGACCGCAGTTTACCCCCGCCTTCCTGGCGACGCTGCCCGGCCGGCTCCGCGCCGCTCAGCCGGGGTTTGCCGCGACGGGCGGACTTCATGCCAGCGCGCTTTTCAACTCCGCCGGTGAACTGCTTTGCCTCCGCGAGGATGTCGGCCGGCACAACGCGCTCGACAAGGTGCTCGGCTGGGCCTTGCTGGAATCCCGCCTGCCCCTGCGCGACACGGTTCTGCTGGTCAGTGGGCGCGTCTCCTTTGAACTCGTCCAGAAAACGCTCGCCGCCGGACTGCCTCTGATCGCCGGCATCGGCGCTCCCTCGACCCTCGCGGTTGAATGCGCCCGGCGCGGCAATCTCACACTGGTCGGATTTCTCCGGGCCGAAAGATTTAATGTCTATTGCGGGGCGGAACGGGTACGCGGGGCATGA
- a CDS encoding FdhF/YdeP family oxidoreductase has protein sequence MTAIAKSFEHGLGRAGVVRTAKAFAKVNQKDGFDCQSCAWPSPDEKRHVFEFCENGAKAIASEATTRTITAEFFREYSISALAEQSDHWHELQGRLTEPMVLRTGSDHYEPMAWNEAFTLIGERLRALPSPDAAAFYTSGRASNEAAFLYQLFARAYGTNNLPDCSNMCHESSGCALNAAIGIGKGTVTLEDLEASDLIVIAGQNPGTNHPRMMTTLENAKKRGAKIIAINPLREVGLMRVKNPNPEEYSNPLKFAAMLLGKSTALSDLFLPVRLNGDLSLFKALARLILEAEQANPGSVLDRDFIANLTTGFDEFAKDIREGDFAEWVRLSGVAESDIRAAGAMMAGSKRMIICWAMGLTQHKNAVDTIRYAVNLLLLGGHIGRTGAGVCPVRGHSNVQGDRTMGIWEKPPDTLLAALEKEFHFTPPGHHGYGAVEAIKAMHDGRVKAFVALGGNFLQATPDTAFTAEALRRCDLTVHIATKLNRSHLITGRTALILPCLGRTDSDERATGEQFVTVEDSMGIVGSSRGRLKPVSDTLLSEVAIIAGIARATLPSSTINWTGMSHDYAIIRDHISRVIPGFTDFNARISQGPFYLPNGARERVFRTATGRANFHTAATSFVPVAPGRFLLQTMRTHDQFNTTIYGLDDRYRGIHGGRRVVFLHPDDIAALGFQQGLFVDITSHYAGQERIAHRFMVAPYEIPCGCAATYFPEANVLVPIDSIADESETPTSKSIEVSFTASPDQAAAARAHRA, from the coding sequence TTGACCGCCATTGCCAAGAGTTTCGAACATGGTCTGGGCCGCGCGGGTGTCGTGCGCACCGCCAAGGCGTTTGCCAAGGTCAACCAAAAGGACGGTTTCGACTGCCAGAGCTGCGCTTGGCCCAGTCCGGATGAGAAGCGCCATGTCTTCGAGTTTTGCGAAAACGGCGCCAAGGCCATCGCCAGTGAGGCCACGACCCGGACAATCACCGCGGAATTTTTCCGCGAATACTCCATATCCGCCCTCGCGGAGCAATCCGACCACTGGCACGAACTGCAAGGCCGGCTGACCGAGCCCATGGTGCTTCGCACTGGCAGCGATCACTATGAACCCATGGCGTGGAACGAGGCCTTTACGCTCATCGGCGAACGATTACGCGCCCTACCCTCGCCAGACGCGGCCGCGTTCTACACGTCGGGTCGCGCCAGCAACGAGGCGGCCTTCCTCTACCAGCTCTTCGCCCGCGCCTACGGCACGAACAACCTGCCGGATTGCTCCAACATGTGCCATGAATCGAGCGGCTGCGCGCTCAACGCCGCCATCGGCATCGGGAAGGGCACGGTCACGCTTGAGGACCTCGAAGCCAGCGACCTGATCGTCATCGCCGGCCAGAACCCGGGCACCAATCACCCACGCATGATGACGACGCTGGAGAACGCCAAGAAGCGCGGCGCGAAGATCATCGCGATCAACCCGCTGCGCGAGGTCGGCCTGATGCGGGTGAAGAATCCGAACCCCGAGGAATACTCCAACCCGCTCAAGTTTGCCGCCATGCTGCTCGGCAAAAGCACGGCGTTGAGCGATTTGTTCCTGCCCGTGCGCCTCAATGGCGATCTGTCGCTCTTCAAGGCGCTCGCCCGCCTGATACTTGAGGCCGAACAGGCCAACCCCGGCTCGGTGCTGGACCGGGATTTCATCGCAAACCTGACCACGGGCTTCGACGAATTCGCCAAGGACATCCGCGAAGGCGACTTTGCCGAATGGGTGCGCCTGTCCGGCGTGGCTGAGTCCGACATTCGCGCCGCTGGCGCCATGATGGCCGGCTCCAAGCGCATGATCATCTGCTGGGCCATGGGCCTCACCCAGCACAAGAACGCCGTCGATACGATCCGCTACGCCGTGAACCTGCTGCTGCTGGGCGGCCACATCGGCCGGACCGGCGCCGGCGTGTGCCCGGTGCGCGGCCACAGCAACGTGCAGGGCGACCGCACCATGGGCATCTGGGAAAAACCGCCCGACACCCTGCTCGCGGCGCTGGAGAAGGAATTTCATTTCACCCCGCCGGGCCATCACGGCTACGGTGCCGTCGAGGCCATCAAGGCCATGCACGACGGTCGCGTGAAGGCCTTCGTCGCGCTCGGCGGAAATTTCCTGCAGGCCACGCCCGACACCGCGTTCACTGCCGAGGCACTGCGCCGCTGCGACCTGACCGTCCACATCGCCACAAAGCTCAACCGCTCCCACCTCATCACCGGCCGCACCGCCCTGATCCTGCCCTGCCTCGGTCGCACCGACAGCGACGAACGCGCCACGGGCGAGCAATTCGTCACCGTGGAGGATTCGATGGGCATCGTGGGTTCGTCGCGCGGTCGCTTGAAACCGGTCAGCGACACCCTGCTCAGCGAGGTGGCCATCATCGCGGGCATCGCCCGCGCCACGCTGCCCTCATCGACGATCAACTGGACCGGCATGAGCCATGACTACGCGATCATCCGCGACCACATCTCGCGGGTGATTCCCGGCTTCACCGATTTCAACGCGCGCATCAGCCAAGGCCCGTTTTACCTGCCGAACGGCGCCCGCGAACGCGTCTTCCGCACCGCCACCGGGCGCGCCAATTTCCACACGGCGGCGACCAGCTTTGTGCCGGTCGCACCCGGCCGGTTCCTGCTGCAGACGATGCGCACGCACGACCAGTTCAACACGACGATCTACGGCCTCGACGACCGCTACCGCGGCATCCATGGCGGACGCCGAGTGGTTTTCCTGCATCCCGACGACATCGCCGCCCTCGGTTTCCAGCAGGGGCTGTTCGTCGACATCACCAGCCATTACGCCGGTCAGGAACGAATCGCACACCGCTTCATGGTGGCGCCCTACGAGATTCCCTGCGGCTGTGCCGCGACGTATTTCCCCGAAGCCAACGTGCTGGTCCCGATCGATAGCATCGCGGACGAAAGCGAAACCCCGACCAGCAAATCGATCGAGGTCAGCTTCACGGCCAGCCCCGACCAGGCCGCGGCAGCCCGGGCCCACCGCGCATGA
- a CDS encoding SDR family oxidoreductase, whose protein sequence is MDLFDLTGRRALITGSGQGLGLAMARGLASAGAELIINDIDPLRAAATAAELRGSGIRAQPLAFDVTDAAAINAAFASGLEPIDILVNNAGIHRYGPLETLALADWQCVLDTNLTGAFLTSQAAVATMLVRGRGKIINICSLMSEAGRPTTGNYMAAKGGLKMLTKAMAVEWGRRGIQANGIGPGYMLSEMTQHLAARPDFDAWVKQRTPAGRWGTPQDLVGAVVFLASPASDFVNGQILYVDGGFLASL, encoded by the coding sequence ATGGATCTCTTCGATTTAACAGGCCGGCGTGCGTTGATCACAGGATCTGGCCAAGGACTTGGCCTCGCCATGGCGCGAGGCCTCGCCTCCGCCGGCGCTGAGCTCATCATCAACGATATTGATCCGCTGCGCGCCGCGGCTACGGCGGCCGAATTGCGCGGCTCGGGTATCCGGGCACAACCGCTCGCCTTCGATGTAACCGATGCCGCTGCCATAAACGCCGCGTTCGCGTCCGGCTTGGAGCCGATCGACATCCTGGTCAACAACGCCGGGATCCACCGTTACGGTCCTTTGGAAACACTGGCGCTCGCCGACTGGCAATGCGTATTGGACACCAATTTGACCGGCGCCTTCCTGACCTCTCAGGCCGCCGTCGCCACCATGTTGGTCCGTGGCCGCGGAAAAATCATCAACATCTGTTCGCTGATGAGCGAAGCCGGCCGGCCCACCACGGGGAACTACATGGCGGCCAAAGGCGGCCTGAAGATGCTCACCAAGGCCATGGCGGTGGAATGGGGACGCCGCGGCATCCAAGCAAACGGCATTGGTCCGGGGTATATGTTGAGCGAGATGACCCAGCATCTCGCCGCCAGACCCGACTTCGATGCCTGGGTGAAACAGCGCACACCGGCTGGCCGATGGGGAACGCCCCAGGATCTTGTCGGAGCCGTGGTGTTTCTGGCGTCACCCGCATCTGATTTCGTCAACGGACAGATCCTATATGTGGACGGAGGGTTTTTGGCGTCGCTTTAA
- the iolG gene encoding inositol 2-dehydrogenase, with amino-acid sequence MLTFAQFGAGRIGAIHAANLAASANARLRYVVDVNPASAQALAGKYGARVVDTATALGDREVNAVIIASSTDTHADLVIAAARAGKAIFCEKPIDLSLKRVDACLAAVKKAGVPMLVGFNRRFDPSFAELHRRLRTGEIGAVEQVIITSRDPAPPPVSYVKISGGQFRDMTIHDFDMARWLLGEEPVEVFAAGSCLIDPDIAHAGDTDSVMVVMKTASGKLAHINNSRRAAYGYDQRVEVHGAKGRLLAGNLTPTTVELADARSVSVDKPLHFFLERYAVAYRLELSAFVEATTQRKPLPVNGEDGRQALVLAEAAAKSLRTGRAIKLPTKHFQS; translated from the coding sequence ATGCTCACTTTCGCTCAATTCGGCGCCGGACGCATCGGTGCTATCCATGCCGCCAATCTGGCGGCTTCCGCTAACGCCCGCCTTCGCTATGTCGTGGACGTCAATCCCGCCAGCGCCCAAGCCCTCGCGGGAAAATATGGAGCCCGCGTTGTCGATACCGCCACCGCCCTCGGCGACCGCGAAGTCAACGCGGTTATCATTGCCTCCTCCACCGACACTCACGCCGATCTCGTGATTGCCGCCGCCCGCGCCGGTAAGGCCATCTTCTGCGAGAAACCCATTGATCTCTCGCTAAAGCGGGTCGATGCGTGTCTTGCCGCCGTGAAAAAGGCCGGGGTTCCGATGCTGGTCGGCTTCAATCGCCGATTCGACCCGAGCTTCGCAGAGTTGCACCGCCGGCTTCGCACCGGAGAGATCGGCGCGGTCGAGCAAGTGATTATCACCAGCCGGGACCCCGCCCCTCCGCCGGTGAGCTATGTCAAAATCTCCGGCGGACAGTTCCGCGACATGACGATTCACGATTTCGACATGGCGCGGTGGCTCCTTGGCGAGGAGCCGGTCGAAGTCTTCGCCGCCGGCAGCTGCCTGATCGATCCGGACATCGCGCATGCCGGCGATACGGACTCGGTGATGGTGGTGATGAAAACCGCCTCGGGAAAGCTCGCCCACATCAATAACAGTCGTCGCGCCGCCTACGGTTACGATCAGCGCGTCGAAGTTCACGGCGCCAAAGGCCGACTGCTCGCCGGCAATCTTACCCCGACCACTGTTGAACTGGCCGACGCCCGTTCGGTAAGCGTGGACAAGCCGCTCCATTTCTTCCTTGAGCGATACGCCGTCGCCTACCGGCTCGAGTTGTCTGCCTTCGTCGAGGCGACAACCCAGCGCAAACCGCTTCCCGTAAACGGCGAAGATGGTCGCCAGGCACTGGTCCTCGCCGAAGCGGCGGCAAAGTCGCTTCGCACGGGACGAGCAATCAAGCTCCCAACCAAACATTTTCAGTCCTGA
- a CDS encoding CoA-acylating methylmalonate-semialdehyde dehydrogenase, producing the protein MTHPTSFQHPFYIDGEWTTFAGAPRSPVFNPSLGEVLGELPLGGAAEVDSAVRAAHAAFPAWADTPAVERARVMFKYRTLIEQHFDEIARLICREHGKTYAEARGDLFRGYEVVELACAAPTLLTGELLPNIARGIDGELARHPLGVCAGITPFNFPAMIPLWMFPLALVCGNTFVLKPSERVPLTAIRLTQLLAEAGLPKGVFNLVHGGRDAVDALLKHPLVKAVSFVGSTPVARHVYTTGTAHGKRVQANGGAKNYVVVMPDADIGKTVEGIMNAAFGCAGERCMAGASMLTVGDRGGKLLPELVKAAQALTVGRTDVEKQPGMGAVITAAHRDRVRSLVDEGERAGARVVADGRSVKVTDAPNGFYLGATIVEDVRTEMKLAQEEVFGPVLNVLHMSDLDQAIALANQSSFGNGAAIFTRSGAAAREFKHRVSAGMIGINVGVPAPMSMFPFSGWNESFFGDLHMQGRAGVMFYTQPKVTTSRWFIDGEGDIWRK; encoded by the coding sequence ATGACCCACCCCACCTCCTTCCAACATCCTTTCTATATCGACGGCGAATGGACGACCTTTGCGGGCGCCCCGCGCTCGCCGGTGTTCAATCCCTCGCTCGGCGAAGTCCTCGGCGAGCTGCCGCTTGGCGGTGCAGCCGAGGTCGACTCCGCCGTCCGTGCGGCCCACGCCGCGTTTCCAGCGTGGGCGGACACACCCGCCGTCGAACGCGCGCGCGTGATGTTCAAATACCGCACGCTGATCGAACAACACTTCGACGAAATCGCGCGTCTCATCTGCCGCGAGCACGGCAAGACCTACGCCGAGGCGCGTGGCGATCTGTTTCGCGGCTATGAAGTCGTGGAGCTTGCCTGTGCCGCGCCGACTCTGCTCACGGGCGAACTGCTGCCGAACATCGCCCGGGGCATCGACGGCGAACTCGCCCGCCACCCGCTCGGCGTGTGCGCCGGCATCACTCCTTTCAACTTCCCGGCGATGATCCCGCTGTGGATGTTCCCGCTCGCCCTCGTGTGCGGCAACACTTTTGTCCTTAAGCCCAGTGAGCGCGTGCCGCTCACTGCCATCCGTCTCACCCAATTGCTGGCCGAGGCCGGGCTGCCGAAGGGCGTCTTCAATCTTGTCCACGGCGGTCGGGACGCGGTCGATGCGCTGCTCAAACATCCCTTGGTGAAGGCGGTTTCATTTGTTGGATCAACCCCGGTCGCGCGGCATGTCTATACGACCGGCACCGCCCACGGGAAGCGCGTGCAAGCCAATGGCGGCGCCAAAAACTACGTGGTCGTCATGCCTGATGCGGATATCGGGAAAACCGTTGAAGGCATCATGAACGCCGCGTTCGGCTGCGCCGGCGAACGCTGCATGGCCGGAGCCAGCATGCTGACGGTTGGCGACCGGGGCGGCAAGCTGCTGCCCGAACTGGTCAAAGCCGCCCAAGCGCTCACGGTCGGTCGCACCGACGTCGAGAAGCAACCCGGCATGGGGGCCGTCATCACGGCCGCCCATCGCGATCGGGTGCGCAGCCTGGTCGACGAGGGCGAACGCGCCGGAGCCAGGGTGGTCGCGGATGGACGCAGCGTAAAGGTCACGGATGCGCCCAACGGCTTCTATCTCGGTGCGACGATCGTCGAGGACGTGCGCACCGAGATGAAGCTCGCGCAGGAGGAAGTCTTCGGTCCCGTGCTCAATGTGCTTCACATGTCCGACCTGGACCAGGCCATCGCGCTGGCGAACCAATCGAGTTTCGGCAACGGCGCCGCGATCTTCACCCGCAGCGGTGCCGCCGCGCGCGAGTTCAAGCATCGCGTGTCGGCCGGCATGATCGGCATCAATGTCGGCGTGCCTGCGCCGATGTCGATGTTCCCCTTCAGTGGCTGGAACGAATCGTTCTTCGGCGATCTGCACATGCAGGGCCGCGCCGGCGTCATGTTCTATACGCAACCAAAGGTCACCACGTCCCGGTGGTTTATTGACGGCGAAGGCGACATTTGGCGCAAGTAA